From the Ruminiclostridium josui JCM 17888 genome, one window contains:
- a CDS encoding carbohydrate kinase family protein: MKYDVVINGYVSLDRIIKTTTPLRYGYTSLVENSDNARIQYGGCSTNIAYLMAKLNMKSLPVIRVGEDDYRETGFYDYLQNAGVCMDAVEIVPNETTSNCYLIADSENNHVTIFYPGAMDKKYAKGMNPEFFKQSQIGVMTVGSYEDNLEFYKQCMAEKVPLVFGMKCDFDAFPEKFFKEVLSSSSIIFCNEGEQGEIQRVFGLNDIRELFNKTAAQIIVTTLGKKGSVYYQKTENGILSHRITAAEFGRVVDTTGSGDAFMAGFLYGYLKGRNIKDCCSLGSVLSSFIIEKVGCTTNAPTEQKFLERFDKFIKEEV, from the coding sequence ATGAAATATGATGTTGTAATAAACGGATATGTCAGTTTGGACAGAATTATAAAAACAACAACTCCTTTAAGATACGGATATACTTCACTGGTAGAAAACAGTGATAATGCAAGGATTCAGTACGGAGGGTGTTCCACAAATATTGCCTATCTTATGGCAAAGCTTAATATGAAGTCGCTTCCTGTTATAAGAGTAGGAGAAGATGACTACAGGGAAACGGGATTCTATGATTATCTCCAAAACGCAGGCGTATGCATGGATGCGGTTGAGATAGTTCCTAATGAAACTACTTCAAATTGTTACCTTATAGCGGATTCGGAAAATAACCATGTTACTATTTTCTATCCCGGAGCGATGGATAAAAAGTATGCAAAAGGAATGAATCCGGAGTTTTTCAAACAGTCACAGATTGGTGTTATGACTGTTGGATCATATGAGGATAATCTTGAATTTTATAAACAGTGTATGGCTGAAAAAGTTCCTCTGGTTTTTGGAATGAAATGTGATTTTGACGCTTTCCCTGAAAAATTCTTCAAAGAGGTTCTCTCCTCCAGCAGTATTATATTCTGCAATGAAGGTGAACAGGGAGAGATACAGAGGGTCTTCGGACTTAATGATATCAGAGAGTTGTTTAATAAGACAGCAGCACAAATTATAGTAACAACACTGGGTAAGAAGGGAAGCGTTTATTACCAGAAGACAGAAAATGGTATCTTATCCCATAGGATAACAGCAGCAGAGTTTGGAAGGGTAGTGGATACCACTGGTTCAGGAGATGCATTTATGGCGGGCTTCTTGTACGGATATCTGAAAGGTAGAAATATAAAGGATTGTTGCAGCCTTGGAAGTGTACTTTCATCCTTTATCATTGAAAAGGTTGGCTGTACCACTAATGCTCCTACTGAACAGAAATTTCTTGAGCGTTTCGACAAATTTATAAAAGAGGAAGTGTGA
- a CDS encoding S8 family serine peptidase, whose amino-acid sequence MEDSLIKRQLKVAVIDSGIDINNINLEENIIDGIAFEYDTQKGKVNKSDNYQDENGHGTSCASIIKREVPDVGMFIIKILDKNNMTNSKALIAALKYLLEMDIRLINLSVATTRELYQEELKKVCDELYGQGKILVCSLENKSDSSYPAVFDHVIGVRGRDFNGNGDYWYNRNYRIQCVADSIPVLVPKINNLFGLFGKNSKATPLMTGKIARILFDKPNIDFKELQLLLEQTAVKNFWTEEDIYKYCIEPDEMQQDKYYCFKEEIKELADIIAETLNLTSANMPLLYQNINLRHREIGLKLSDCFDLIKNIEKGLNIKLNYNQINLNTFRTLYTLLDFVLEAKSIV is encoded by the coding sequence ATGGAAGATAGCTTAATAAAAAGGCAGTTAAAGGTTGCCGTAATAGACAGCGGAATTGACATTAATAATATCAATTTAGAAGAAAATATAATTGACGGTATTGCTTTTGAGTACGATACTCAAAAAGGCAAAGTAAATAAATCTGACAATTATCAGGACGAAAATGGTCATGGAACATCCTGTGCTTCAATTATTAAAAGGGAAGTACCAGATGTAGGCATGTTTATTATAAAAATACTGGATAAAAACAATATGACTAATTCAAAAGCGTTGATAGCAGCGTTAAAATACCTTCTTGAAATGGATATCCGTCTTATTAATCTGAGTGTAGCTACTACTAGGGAATTATATCAGGAAGAACTCAAAAAAGTATGTGATGAATTATATGGGCAGGGAAAAATTCTGGTTTGTTCTTTGGAAAACAAAAGCGACAGTAGTTATCCTGCAGTGTTTGATCATGTTATAGGTGTAAGGGGACGTGACTTTAATGGAAATGGAGATTACTGGTATAACAGAAACTATAGAATACAGTGTGTTGCAGATAGTATACCTGTTTTAGTGCCTAAAATAAACAATTTATTTGGTTTATTCGGAAAAAACAGTAAGGCAACGCCTTTAATGACAGGGAAGATTGCAAGAATTCTATTTGATAAACCAAATATCGATTTTAAAGAACTTCAATTGCTCTTGGAGCAAACCGCGGTAAAAAACTTCTGGACTGAAGAAGATATCTATAAATATTGTATTGAACCTGATGAAATGCAACAGGATAAGTACTACTGTTTTAAAGAAGAGATTAAAGAGCTTGCAGATATTATTGCCGAGACATTAAACTTAACGAGTGCTAATATGCCATTGCTCTATCAAAATATAAATTTAAGGCATCGGGAAATAGGGTTGAAACTTTCCGATTGCTTTGACCTGATAAAAAATATAGAAAAGGGGCTTAATATAAAATTAAACTATAACCAAATTAATCTTAACACATTCCGTACGTTATACACATTACTTGATTTTGTACTGGAGGCTAAAAGTATTGTTTAA
- a CDS encoding radical SAM/SPASM domain-containing protein translates to MNSMFWVTTKCNMSCKYCYEGEKKPEKAMTVDIADKAIDYTMRHYRDLHTKEPLTVGFHGGEPLLQFELIKYIINKFRDYFKNDDEMLKFSMTTNGTLLTEEISKYICDNILYLSISLDGTKKTHDTNRVFPNGDGTYEIVAGKFIDLLKRRPDIRVRTTFNIKTVASLFEDVKHLIDMGFTTIVPAPDLFSNDWDTEHMEILYSEMNKIKALLDKNDKITNVKVGIVDPTFEGRSKGICLGGINGIHIDPEGNMYPCIHTIGHDEFIVGHVNTGVIKKKLEEIHALSKIENTQCSGCSRYKCCDGTRCKIINKIMTGDYHTPSAVLCAVENTYHRFFNSKC, encoded by the coding sequence ATGAATTCGATGTTCTGGGTAACAACAAAATGTAATATGAGCTGCAAATACTGCTATGAGGGTGAAAAGAAGCCGGAGAAAGCAATGACCGTTGATATTGCCGATAAAGCAATTGATTATACTATGAGGCACTATAGAGACTTACATACAAAGGAACCGCTAACTGTAGGATTTCATGGAGGGGAGCCATTGCTACAGTTTGAATTAATAAAATATATAATAAATAAATTCAGGGATTACTTTAAAAATGATGATGAAATGCTTAAATTCAGCATGACAACTAATGGAACCCTCTTAACTGAAGAAATATCAAAGTATATATGTGACAATATACTTTATTTATCAATAAGCTTGGATGGTACAAAAAAAACACATGATACCAACAGGGTATTTCCAAACGGGGATGGTACTTATGAAATAGTAGCCGGAAAATTTATTGATTTACTGAAAAGAAGACCGGATATCCGTGTCCGTACGACATTTAATATAAAAACAGTTGCAAGTCTTTTTGAGGACGTCAAGCATCTGATTGATATGGGATTCACGACAATTGTTCCGGCCCCAGATTTATTCAGCAATGATTGGGATACTGAGCATATGGAAATATTGTATTCTGAAATGAATAAAATAAAAGCTCTGCTTGATAAAAATGATAAAATTACGAACGTTAAGGTGGGAATTGTTGATCCCACTTTTGAAGGTAGGTCTAAAGGAATATGTTTAGGCGGAATTAACGGAATACATATTGACCCTGAAGGCAATATGTACCCATGTATTCACACCATAGGGCACGATGAGTTTATTGTGGGACATGTAAATACAGGCGTAATCAAAAAAAAGCTTGAAGAAATACATGCACTTTCAAAGATTGAGAATACTCAGTGTTCCGGCTGCAGCCGTTACAAATGTTGTGATGGTACAAGATGCAAAATCATAAATAAAATAATGACAGGTGATTATCATACGCCTTCTGCAGTTTTATGCGCTGTGGAGAATACTTATCACAGGTTCTTTAACAGTAAGTGTTAG
- a CDS encoding tryptophan synthase subunit alpha, with product MKLICYLSNGYPTIESSITMAKDYIDAGCDIIEVDFPSSDPYLEGEYIANRMKEALTACNDYEKYMDGIVEIKNSHPNTKFILLSYENTILEIGVDRFIKFCVDNNMMDLIYVGRDNQEVKSKLIANGIKISCYVQFHMDENEIKAAVESNGFVYMQAKPTTNNVNPKFPTLKDCIGHLKSLGIKREIYCGVGIYAPEDIKMAKEAGADGVFVGSTVLKLHTDIPKMKETIALFKKTCNE from the coding sequence GTGAAACTAATATGTTATTTATCCAACGGATACCCAACAATAGAGTCCAGTATAACAATGGCTAAGGACTATATTGATGCAGGCTGTGATATAATCGAGGTAGATTTTCCTTCCTCTGATCCCTACCTTGAAGGTGAATATATCGCAAATAGAATGAAAGAAGCTCTTACTGCCTGCAATGACTACGAAAAGTACATGGATGGAATTGTAGAGATAAAAAACAGTCATCCCAATACAAAATTCATTTTATTGTCATACGAAAATACAATTCTTGAGATTGGTGTTGACCGTTTTATAAAATTCTGTGTTGATAACAATATGATGGACCTTATCTATGTGGGAAGAGACAATCAAGAAGTTAAGAGCAAGCTTATTGCCAACGGAATAAAAATTTCCTGCTATGTTCAATTCCACATGGACGAAAATGAAATTAAGGCGGCAGTTGAGTCCAACGGATTTGTTTACATGCAGGCAAAGCCGACTACCAACAACGTTAATCCAAAATTCCCAACCCTCAAGGATTGTATAGGTCATTTGAAGAGTCTGGGAATAAAAAGGGAGATATACTGCGGTGTAGGTATATACGCACCCGAAGACATAAAAATGGCTAAAGAAGCCGGAGCTGACGGTGTTTTTGTAGGAAGTACTGTACTGAAGCTTCACACAGATATACCAAAAATGAAAGAAACAATTGCTTTGTTTAAAAAGACCTGCAACGAATAA
- a CDS encoding BtpA/SgcQ family protein, whose translation MKGLEFKEKALVIGMVHCLALPGTPDFCGDMKKVTEQAVKDAITLEKAGMDAIIIENMGDNVFGVNLDIEQSCALAAISAVVAQNVNIPIGIDAAMNDYKTALSIAKAIGADFVRIPVFVDTVEFFGGIIQPCAREAVIFRKNLSAENVKILADIQVKHTHMVLTHVSIEDSARAAEACGADAIIVTGTHIGVETPIDIIKRVKKVTNIPVIAGSGVKTGNIKEQLGIADGAIVGSSLKEGGNIKNPVSLELCTELINALNV comes from the coding sequence ATGAAGGGATTAGAATTTAAAGAAAAAGCTCTTGTAATAGGAATGGTACATTGTCTTGCACTGCCCGGAACACCTGACTTTTGCGGGGATATGAAAAAAGTTACCGAACAGGCTGTAAAGGATGCAATAACACTTGAAAAGGCGGGAATGGATGCCATTATCATTGAGAATATGGGTGACAATGTGTTTGGAGTAAATCTTGACATTGAACAGTCATGTGCTCTTGCGGCTATAAGCGCTGTCGTTGCTCAAAATGTCAATATTCCAATTGGTATTGATGCAGCAATGAATGATTACAAAACTGCATTATCTATAGCAAAGGCAATAGGAGCTGATTTCGTCAGAATCCCTGTGTTTGTAGATACAGTAGAATTTTTCGGAGGAATTATACAGCCATGTGCCAGAGAAGCCGTGATATTCAGAAAGAATCTCAGTGCAGAAAATGTAAAAATTCTTGCAGATATTCAGGTAAAGCATACACATATGGTACTTACACATGTAAGTATTGAGGATTCTGCAAGGGCTGCGGAAGCGTGTGGAGCGGATGCAATTATCGTAACAGGTACTCACATAGGGGTTGAGACTCCAATTGATATCATTAAGAGAGTCAAGAAAGTAACCAATATTCCTGTAATTGCGGGAAGCGGCGTTAAAACCGGCAATATAAAAGAGCAACTTGGCATTGCAGACGGTGCAATAGTCGGTTCCAGCCTTAAAGAGGGCGGAAATATAAAAAACCCTGTGTCTCTGGAACTTTGCACAGAGTTAATTAATGCATTGAATGTATAG
- a CDS encoding cysteine hydrolase family protein, translated as MNNTALIIVDMVKDFTDPEGLVFYPQNLEILPRIKKVLDECRKHNMLVIFLRHSNRKDKFDKNLINMRPNCIEGTGGDEIDPMLTVDPVKDYVIKKRRYSGFFGTDLDMVLRENKIQNVIIVGTKTNCCIRATVTDAYYLDYTPIVVSDCVATNDETVNQVHLTDIKKYLGKVVTSQELFDLLDKGEMV; from the coding sequence ACATGGTAAAGGATTTCACTGACCCCGAAGGGCTGGTGTTCTACCCTCAAAACCTTGAAATATTACCAAGAATAAAAAAGGTTCTTGATGAATGCAGAAAACATAATATGCTTGTTATCTTTTTGAGACACAGCAACAGAAAGGATAAATTTGATAAAAATCTGATTAACATGCGTCCAAACTGTATCGAAGGCACCGGGGGAGATGAAATTGACCCAATGCTTACGGTTGACCCGGTGAAGGATTATGTTATTAAAAAAAGACGCTACAGTGGTTTTTTTGGTACTGACCTTGACATGGTACTAAGAGAAAATAAAATACAAAATGTCATAATAGTTGGTACAAAAACGAACTGTTGTATCCGGGCCACAGTCACAGATGCATATTATCTGGATTATACTCCTATAGTGGTATCAGATTGTGTGGCAACCAATGATGAGACGGTTAATCAGGTTCATTTGACAGATATAAAGAAATATTTAGGCAAAGTAGTGACTTCACAGGAGCTTTTCGATCTCCTGGACAAAGGGGAGATGGTCTGA
- a CDS encoding ABC transporter ATP-binding protein: MFKQLNVNNLKRFGKMVFKYKKDQFIAMLFMILNALLSLALPFLMMKIIDEAISSKDIIYLIKIILLYLAVFVIQNICQVFSDYIYSRIGKKIIFDLKLKILDHISKLSGKYFTNMKTGELLTILDGDVFIIEDVATKMFFSILSDILTSIVMFVFLIRLQFDLLAITVVLQVLMLITQLKFTKMISYKTQSIRKTMGNLSNVVQEFIAGIMHIVTLDAKKKFFTQFFSIGKTYVKQGINLETTMSVSMVCANLISTIVTVGILGYGGYKVIIGSMTIGGLMAFNMYSQRLLVPVMRIAQSNTRLQKALVSIDRIFDVLDEPLDIKHKKNSVRPTESIIGKIDFQKVCFSYERGKEVLHDINLTFEPQKVTAIVGTSGSGKSTVSKLLLRLWDTDSGQILLDDRDIKDYNLKFLRKNICVITQDTFLFDDTILNNLILGNKNISTQTITEAVKKAEIYDFIMSLPDQLKTIVGERGVKLSGGQKQRISIARAIIKNSPIIIFDEATAALDNISERNILNNLKDFFEGKTVIFIAHRLSTVKEADIIYVIENGEVVELGSHETLLDLKNVYYKLYNRKFTA, translated from the coding sequence TTGTTTAAACAATTAAACGTGAATAATCTAAAAAGGTTTGGCAAAATGGTTTTTAAATATAAAAAAGATCAGTTTATTGCGATGCTTTTTATGATACTTAATGCACTTCTTTCACTTGCACTGCCGTTTTTGATGATGAAAATAATTGATGAGGCTATTAGCAGCAAGGACATAATCTACCTTATAAAAATAATTCTGCTTTATCTTGCAGTATTTGTCATCCAGAATATTTGTCAAGTATTTTCTGATTACATATATTCTCGTATAGGAAAAAAAATCATATTTGATTTAAAGTTGAAGATTTTAGACCATATAAGCAAGCTTTCAGGAAAATATTTTACAAATATGAAGACAGGGGAACTGTTAACAATTTTGGACGGGGATGTTTTCATTATTGAAGATGTAGCTACGAAGATGTTTTTCTCAATTCTTTCTGATATTCTTACATCGATTGTAATGTTTGTATTTCTTATAAGGCTGCAATTTGATTTGCTTGCTATAACAGTAGTATTGCAGGTGTTAATGCTGATTACTCAGCTTAAGTTCACAAAAATGATATCGTACAAAACTCAAAGTATAAGAAAAACGATGGGGAATCTATCAAATGTTGTACAGGAGTTTATTGCAGGTATTATGCATATTGTAACATTAGATGCTAAAAAAAAGTTTTTTACTCAGTTCTTTTCTATAGGAAAAACCTATGTCAAGCAGGGGATAAATCTGGAAACTACTATGTCAGTAAGTATGGTATGTGCAAACCTGATCAGTACCATTGTAACGGTAGGTATATTGGGCTATGGGGGGTATAAGGTAATTATCGGAAGCATGACTATAGGAGGACTAATGGCATTTAACATGTATTCTCAAAGATTGTTGGTTCCGGTTATGCGGATTGCCCAGTCAAATACCAGACTACAGAAGGCTCTGGTGTCAATTGACAGAATATTTGACGTATTGGATGAACCTTTGGATATAAAGCATAAAAAAAATTCAGTTAGGCCTACAGAAAGCATAATTGGGAAAATTGATTTTCAAAAAGTATGTTTTTCATATGAAAGAGGAAAGGAAGTACTCCATGATATCAATTTGACTTTTGAGCCACAAAAAGTTACTGCTATTGTAGGTACTAGCGGTTCGGGAAAGTCCACTGTGTCCAAATTACTTCTTAGGCTCTGGGATACTGATAGTGGGCAGATATTATTGGATGATCGGGATATAAAGGATTATAATCTTAAATTCTTGAGAAAGAATATATGCGTAATTACACAGGATACATTTTTATTTGATGATACGATATTGAATAACCTTATACTTGGGAATAAAAATATTTCTACACAAACAATAACTGAAGCTGTAAAAAAGGCTGAGATTTACGATTTTATTATGTCACTTCCTGACCAGCTAAAAACAATTGTAGGTGAGCGTGGTGTAAAACTATCTGGAGGACAGAAACAGAGAATATCTATCGCAAGGGCTATTATAAAAAATTCTCCGATTATCATTTTTGACGAAGCAACAGCAGCTTTGGATAATATCTCCGAGAGAAATATTCTGAATAATTTAAAAGACTTTTTTGAAGGCAAAACAGTTATTTTTATTGCACATAGATTATCAACCGTGAAGGAAGCAGATATTATTTATGTCATTGAAAATGGAGAAGTAGTGGAACTAGGCTCACATGAGACACTTTTAGATTTAAAGAATGTCTATTATAAACTTTACAACAGGAAATTTACTGCATAA
- a CDS encoding radical SAM protein, protein MDKRYRFTEDSRIITNNDRVLIVNRDNGSWLKISKQCYDVLTLGIQHNLTINELLESLADDEDRDYFNKLFEKLINMELMTDEISIEEGKVHGIKKIDQIYFALTNRCNLRCIHCCINAGQEADSETLSTGQVLSAIDKILTVNPANIVFSGGEPMLREDLFEILEYTAQRYNGKITLATNGTLINEENVHKLTELCYQIDISLDGVDEESCSIIRGSGVFDKVMKSVRLLQNNEFKNISLSMVIGEKTQHLEEQFNSLNASLGTIPMVRVFSPIGRGEINDLAIMDKKSKTTFIPKNFKQKLCEKPIRGCSCGAGCHELYINSDGGIYPCPNLTDIDYKICNISEISDLTCLKNIENGKFPAFNNLSDIEPDSFYKCKECKVNVFCWTCLNELKRLKNCEDDFEERCSVIKPVLNELVWGKAMGR, encoded by the coding sequence ATGGATAAAAGGTATAGATTTACGGAAGATTCAAGGATTATCACTAATAATGATAGAGTACTTATTGTAAACAGAGACAACGGGTCCTGGCTAAAAATATCGAAGCAATGTTATGATGTTCTGACTCTTGGAATTCAACACAACCTTACAATAAATGAGTTATTAGAAAGTCTTGCAGATGATGAGGATAGGGACTACTTTAATAAATTGTTTGAAAAACTGATAAATATGGAACTGATGACTGATGAAATCAGTATTGAAGAAGGTAAAGTTCATGGCATAAAAAAAATTGACCAGATATATTTCGCATTAACCAACCGATGTAACCTCCGATGTATTCACTGCTGCATCAATGCCGGACAGGAAGCTGATAGTGAAACCTTATCAACTGGACAGGTGTTATCCGCAATTGACAAAATTTTAACTGTGAATCCTGCAAATATAGTTTTTAGCGGCGGAGAGCCGATGTTAAGAGAAGACCTTTTTGAGATACTTGAGTATACTGCTCAAAGATATAATGGGAAAATAACACTTGCAACTAATGGAACTCTTATTAATGAAGAAAATGTACATAAATTAACCGAATTATGTTATCAGATAGATATAAGCCTGGATGGCGTAGATGAAGAGTCCTGTTCAATAATTAGAGGCTCAGGTGTATTTGATAAAGTAATGAAAAGTGTAAGGCTTCTTCAGAATAATGAATTTAAGAATATCAGCCTTTCTATGGTAATAGGAGAAAAGACGCAGCATTTGGAAGAACAGTTTAATTCACTCAATGCTTCTTTAGGAACTATACCTATGGTGAGAGTATTTTCTCCTATTGGGCGTGGTGAAATAAATGATTTAGCAATAATGGATAAAAAGAGTAAAACGACATTTATCCCGAAGAATTTCAAGCAGAAGTTATGTGAAAAGCCGATTAGGGGCTGCTCTTGCGGTGCTGGCTGTCACGAATTATATATAAATTCCGACGGGGGCATATACCCTTGCCCAAATCTGACTGATATCGATTACAAAATATGTAATATTAGTGAAATCAGTGACCTGACCTGCCTGAAAAATATTGAGAACGGCAAATTCCCGGCATTTAATAACTTATCCGATATAGAACCTGATAGTTTTTACAAGTGTAAGGAATGCAAAGTTAATGTGTTTTGCTGGACTTGCCTGAATGAGTTAAAAAGATTAAAAAACTGTGAAGACGATTTTGAAGAGAGATGCTCTGTTATAAAGCCTGTTCTAAACGAGTTAGTATGGGGAAAGGCAATGGGCAGGTGA
- a CDS encoding nucleoside phosphorylase, which yields METLYSKTQEKDIAKYVLFSGDPWRVETVASQLENVQHIAFAREFNTYTGYYKGVRITVTSTGIGAPSAAIAMEEMYQCGMEVAVRMGTTMGLKDDLLGKMIIPTGSMREEATSKTYVPVSYPAVADIDLINCMNKSTLQNNRQYVNGLSCTMDGFYSQMRDSRLSEKMQRDMSETFTALKKYNISAVDMESSCMLVLANLMGIKACIVTMTTVLENLKDFLKGDARKQSEIDLCKIAMDGLVIYDKEVASK from the coding sequence ATGGAGACTTTATACTCAAAAACTCAGGAAAAAGATATAGCAAAATACGTTCTTTTTTCAGGAGACCCATGGAGAGTTGAGACAGTTGCAAGCCAGTTGGAAAATGTGCAGCATATCGCATTTGCAAGAGAATTTAACACCTATACAGGCTATTACAAAGGCGTGCGTATTACAGTAACATCAACGGGAATAGGTGCACCATCAGCTGCAATTGCTATGGAGGAAATGTATCAGTGCGGTATGGAAGTAGCAGTACGTATGGGAACTACAATGGGCTTAAAGGATGATTTGCTGGGCAAGATGATTATACCTACAGGTTCAATGAGAGAGGAAGCTACCAGCAAAACTTATGTACCGGTATCTTATCCTGCGGTAGCAGATATTGATTTAATTAATTGTATGAATAAAAGTACTTTGCAAAATAACAGGCAATATGTAAACGGATTATCCTGTACAATGGACGGTTTCTACAGTCAGATGAGAGATTCACGTCTTTCAGAAAAAATGCAGAGGGATATGAGCGAAACATTCACTGCTCTTAAAAAATACAATATATCTGCTGTAGATATGGAATCAAGTTGTATGCTTGTTCTGGCAAATCTAATGGGAATAAAGGCATGTATTGTTACAATGACAACTGTTCTTGAAAACCTGAAGGATTTCTTAAAAGGAGACGCAAGAAAACAATCAGAAATTGATTTGTGTAAAATCGCAATGGATGGACTTGTTATATATGATAAGGAGGTGGCTTCTAAATGA
- a CDS encoding iron-containing alcohol dehydrogenase, producing the protein MMRPMKLAGSQLMFGAGSLAHLKTLTGKRAVIVTGGSSMKKSGILQKTIDYLKEAGIESQIFEGVEPDPLFSTVYKGAEVMKQYQPDIVVGLGGGSAMDAAKAMWVYYEHPELTTLNDIVPPNTVPKLRNKAILVCIPSTSGTASEVSRSVVITDDETHIKYGVGNMEMMPDIAICDPEVTVTMPAKITAETGMDALTHALEALVSNRANYISNIFAKNAAKDIILNLPKACSQGNDIGCREIMINASMAAGMAFTNVSLGIVHSMAHTLGSFFGISHGLADAVILPYVMEFNSHNADAKNSYGELAKELGAEDLVNVVRKLNKSIGIPSHFAELIPDEKRYMDELDAMADMALKDGCTKTNPVIPSIEQLKELFIKVYRA; encoded by the coding sequence ATGATGAGACCAATGAAACTTGCCGGAAGCCAATTGATGTTTGGTGCAGGCTCACTTGCACACCTCAAGACCCTGACGGGTAAGAGAGCAGTAATTGTAACCGGTGGCTCAAGCATGAAAAAAAGCGGAATTCTGCAAAAAACAATAGATTACTTAAAAGAAGCCGGAATAGAAAGTCAGATATTTGAAGGTGTTGAGCCTGACCCACTATTTAGTACGGTTTACAAAGGTGCAGAAGTGATGAAACAGTACCAGCCTGATATAGTTGTAGGACTGGGCGGCGGTTCTGCAATGGATGCGGCAAAAGCCATGTGGGTATATTATGAACACCCGGAGTTGACAACCCTAAACGACATTGTACCCCCAAACACAGTACCTAAGCTAAGGAACAAGGCTATTCTGGTATGCATCCCTTCAACCAGCGGGACAGCCAGCGAAGTCAGCCGTTCTGTGGTAATTACAGATGATGAAACCCATATAAAATATGGAGTAGGAAATATGGAAATGATGCCTGATATTGCAATATGCGACCCTGAGGTTACTGTAACAATGCCTGCAAAAATTACGGCTGAAACAGGTATGGATGCATTGACTCATGCACTGGAAGCACTTGTGTCAAACAGAGCAAATTATATTAGCAATATATTTGCAAAAAATGCAGCTAAGGATATCATATTAAATCTCCCAAAGGCTTGCAGTCAAGGAAATGATATCGGATGCAGAGAAATTATGATTAATGCCTCCATGGCTGCGGGAATGGCATTTACCAATGTTTCATTGGGAATAGTTCATTCTATGGCACATACGTTGGGAAGCTTTTTCGGAATTTCACACGGACTTGCTGATGCTGTGATACTGCCTTATGTAATGGAATTTAATTCACATAATGCTGATGCAAAGAATTCCTATGGTGAATTGGCAAAAGAACTGGGGGCAGAAGATTTAGTAAATGTTGTACGGAAGCTGAATAAATCTATAGGAATTCCAAGTCATTTTGCAGAACTAATACCTGACGAAAAGAGATACATGGATGAGTTGGACGCAATGGCTGATATGGCCCTAAAGGACGGATGTACTAAAACAAATCCCGTTATTCCTTCAATAGAACAACTTAAGGAATTATTTATTAAAGTATATAGAGCTTAA